In Helicobacter mastomyrinus, the sequence ATTAAAGCAGAGAAATTAGCGCATTTGCATAAGGAAAAAACTTTGACTACTGGGTGTTGTGTTGGGGTAAGTGCTAATTTTGATGGTGAGATTACGCATAAGCGTATCACTTCGCCCGTGCGTGTAGCGATAGAGCATCTTTTTGCGCTCCTTGATGATTTTAGTAGTCCAAGTGCGCTTTTTAGGCAGACAGGCTGTGTGCATAAGGCTATGCTTGTGTGTAGTAATACTTCATTTGTGAGTGAAGATGTGGGACGGCATAATGCCATTGATAAGGTGATAGGTCAGGCAAGATTAGCACGGAAGGATATGAGCGGAGCGATTTTAATCGTGAGTGGGCGGCTCTCTATGGAAATGGTGATTAAAGCGGCGATGAGTGATATACCTATTGTTGTTTCCCGTGCAGCTACGACACATTTAGGCATTAAGTCCGCACAGCTTCTAGGCATTACTCTTGCGGGTTTTGCGCGTGGAGAGACATTAAATATTTATACACATCCCGCACGTATAGTTTTATAAATAGTTGTATATGCAACTATTTATAAAACTAAGTTACAATACCGCCCTTAAACTTAAAGATGTTATGATAAAGGAGCTAGGATATGAAAGGAATCATTCTTTTATTAACGCTTTGCTCTATGCTTATTGCCCAAGAAGATTCTAGTTATGCAACACAAAAAGAGGTATCAGTGGCTGAAACCGAATCCACTCATATTGTAGGAGGTGTATTTTCTTTGGCTGAATTGCTTGAAGGAGCAAAAAGAAATTATAACCTAGAGGCAAAAGATTTAGCCATTTTACAGGCTCAAGCGACCAATGCAGCAGCATATACGGAGTTTTTGCCTACTGTTGATGGGGCATATCAATATCAAGATACAGACAACTCATATATGCGTCTTAAGGCAAATACGGGGAGTATTAAGGGGAATTGGGAAGTTTTTAGCGGGTTAAAAACTTATCATAAAGTGCGTGAGAAAGCCTCTCTTTATCGTGCAAGTTTAGAAGATAAAGAATCCACCAAAGACCAGCTTTTTTTAAGCATTATCGAGCAGTA encodes:
- the fdhD gene encoding formate dehydrogenase accessory sulfurtransferase FdhD; translation: MSEFVHKMRMVKVHQNGTLEHLQDDVIEEQRIAFYLNGAKLLSVMSLPYAQEAHFVGFLMNEGVLDSIDNIISLEVAPDGLSVYMNAHIKAEKLAHLHKEKTLTTGCCVGVSANFDGEITHKRITSPVRVAIEHLFALLDDFSSPSALFRQTGCVHKAMLVCSNTSFVSEDVGRHNAIDKVIGQARLARKDMSGAILIVSGRLSMEMVIKAAMSDIPIVVSRAATTHLGIKSAQLLGITLAGFARGETLNIYTHPARIVL